The following proteins are encoded in a genomic region of Candidatus Dechloromonas phosphoritropha:
- a CDS encoding phosphatidate cytidylyltransferase, which yields MLRTRVITALVLVALLLPSLFLLPPAYWALLAAVFIGVAGWEWGGLLGLGDLRRLFLGGALTAFCAAVSLLAPAAMGVGGSGGEASSAWVVATYLVAAGFWGVLVPFWLRVKWHLPHGLAGILAGFVVLFPTWLALVQLRIPGPGVLLAVLAVVWMADVAAYFSGRAFGKRKLAPSISPGKTWEGAIGAAVGVVLYGIALRIGFAFTPVSLPLWVICLLGVTAVSVVGDLFESMLKRQAGIKDSSNVLPGHGGVLDRIDSLTSTLPVVAFLWLLLRGHG from the coding sequence ATGCTTAGAACTCGTGTGATTACGGCATTGGTCCTGGTGGCGTTGCTGCTGCCCAGCCTCTTCCTGCTACCCCCGGCCTACTGGGCCTTGCTGGCGGCTGTTTTCATCGGTGTCGCAGGCTGGGAATGGGGCGGCCTCCTCGGTCTGGGCGATCTGCGACGCCTTTTTCTCGGTGGGGCGCTCACGGCTTTCTGCGCGGCCGTTTCGCTGCTCGCGCCGGCGGCGATGGGAGTCGGCGGGTCGGGGGGTGAGGCATCTTCGGCGTGGGTCGTTGCCACCTATCTGGTGGCGGCGGGTTTCTGGGGTGTGCTCGTGCCTTTCTGGCTGCGTGTGAAATGGCATCTGCCCCACGGCTTGGCAGGTATTCTGGCGGGCTTCGTGGTCCTCTTCCCGACCTGGCTCGCTTTGGTCCAGCTCAGAATCCCTGGCCCTGGCGTCCTGCTGGCCGTGCTAGCCGTAGTCTGGATGGCCGACGTGGCGGCCTATTTTTCCGGAAGAGCCTTCGGCAAGCGCAAGCTGGCGCCCTCGATCAGTCCCGGCAAGACCTGGGAAGGCGCCATCGGCGCGGCAGTTGGCGTGGTGCTCTACGGGATTGCCTTGCGCATCGGGTTCGCCTTCACGCCGGTCAGTTTGCCGTTATGGGTGATCTGTCTGCTGGGCGTTACGGCGGTCAGCGTCGTCGGCGACCTGTTCGAGTCGATGCTCAAGCGGCAGGCCGGAATCAAGGACAGCAGCAATGTGCTGCCCGGACACGGTGGCGTGCTCGACCGCATCGACAGCCTGACCTCGACGCTGCCCGTGGTGGCGTTTCTCTGGCTGTTGCTACGGGGTCACGGGTGA
- a CDS encoding 1-deoxy-D-xylulose-5-phosphate reductoisomerase, whose product MNHQSVTILGATGSIGVNTLDVIRRHPERFRVFALCANSQVEKLFEQVREFDPKFAVVRDAALADKLALRCRNAGLTTAVLHGVEALSEMASHPEVDTVMAAIVGAAGLEPTLAAARAGKKILLANKEVLVMAGELFMRAVREHRAILLPVDSEHNAIFQSLPSDISCGISACGVRRILLTASGGPFRTVSRADLDEVTPEAACAHPNWVMGRKISVDSATMMNKGLEVIEAHWLFDCSPERIQVVVHPQSVVHSLVEYVDGSVLAQLGNPDMRTPIAYALAYPERIDAGVPSLDLLAAARLDFEAPDLDRFPCLPLAYAALRAGGTAPAILNAANEVAVESFLDRRLPFLGISRLIEATLAALPASPEGSLADVLAADAEARRIAASLVMEAGAT is encoded by the coding sequence GTGAATCACCAGAGCGTAACGATTCTTGGGGCAACCGGTTCAATCGGGGTCAACACCCTTGACGTCATTCGTCGTCATCCCGAGCGCTTTCGCGTCTTTGCATTGTGCGCGAACAGCCAGGTGGAAAAACTGTTCGAGCAGGTTCGCGAGTTTGACCCGAAGTTTGCCGTCGTGCGGGATGCCGCGCTGGCTGATAAACTCGCGCTGCGCTGCCGCAACGCCGGCTTGACCACGGCGGTGCTCCACGGTGTCGAGGCACTGAGCGAAATGGCGTCCCATCCCGAGGTCGATACGGTGATGGCGGCTATCGTCGGCGCCGCGGGACTCGAGCCGACACTGGCCGCGGCGCGGGCGGGAAAGAAGATCCTTCTGGCCAACAAGGAAGTGCTGGTCATGGCTGGTGAGCTGTTCATGCGGGCAGTACGCGAGCATCGGGCAATTTTGCTGCCGGTTGACAGTGAACATAATGCAATTTTTCAATCGCTTCCATCCGATATCTCATGTGGAATCTCAGCCTGTGGTGTGCGCCGGATACTGCTGACGGCGTCGGGTGGGCCGTTTCGTACCGTGTCGCGCGCCGATCTGGACGAGGTGACGCCGGAGGCGGCATGTGCGCATCCGAACTGGGTGATGGGGCGGAAGATTTCGGTCGACTCCGCCACGATGATGAACAAGGGCCTCGAGGTGATCGAGGCGCACTGGCTGTTTGACTGCTCACCCGAGCGGATTCAGGTGGTCGTGCATCCGCAGAGCGTGGTTCACTCGCTGGTGGAATACGTCGATGGCTCGGTACTTGCACAGTTGGGGAATCCCGACATGCGGACGCCGATCGCGTACGCGCTGGCCTATCCCGAGCGCATCGACGCCGGCGTGCCGTCGCTCGACTTGCTCGCGGCGGCAAGGCTGGACTTCGAAGCCCCCGATCTCGACCGCTTCCCCTGCCTGCCGCTGGCCTACGCTGCGTTGCGGGCGGGCGGGACGGCTCCAGCCATCCTCAATGCGGCGAACGAAGTGGCGGTAGAATCCTTTCTCGACAGGCGCCTGCCGTTTCTCGGTATTTCCCGGCTGATCGAAGCGACGCTGGCAGCCTTGCCCGCCAGTCCCGAGGGTAGCCTGGCCGACGTGCTGGCCGCCGATGCCGAGGCGCGCCGGATTGCCGCAAGCCTGGTCATGGAAGCCGGCGCTACGTGA